The proteins below come from a single Thermomicrobiales bacterium genomic window:
- a CDS encoding sigma-70 family RNA polymerase sigma factor, translating to MDDDLIQRARTGDQHALEQLVRRYQDVAFRVALVITGDRDEAQDATQTAFIKAVQALGSFRTDAPFRPWLLRIVANEAKNRVRSRARHATGPLDERIVSLGPSPAELAERNERHRELLAAVRTLSLPDQQIITYRYFLDLSESEIASLLGCPRGTVKSRLSRATVRLREALVSGQGGIIDV from the coding sequence ATCGACGACGACCTTATTCAACGAGCCAGGACGGGAGACCAGCACGCCCTCGAGCAACTCGTGCGGCGGTATCAGGACGTGGCCTTCCGCGTTGCCTTGGTCATCACTGGCGATCGTGACGAAGCGCAGGACGCCACGCAAACCGCATTCATCAAAGCGGTCCAGGCACTCGGCTCATTTCGAACCGACGCCCCGTTTCGCCCGTGGCTGCTGCGCATCGTCGCCAACGAAGCGAAGAACCGTGTGCGATCGCGCGCCCGCCACGCGACCGGTCCACTCGACGAGCGCATCGTCTCCCTTGGACCATCGCCAGCCGAGCTCGCGGAGCGCAATGAACGACATCGAGAACTCCTCGCGGCGGTACGCACGCTCAGTCTGCCCGATCAGCAGATCATCACGTACCGGTACTTTCTCGATTTGTCCGAATCCGAGATCGCCAGTCTGCTCGGATGTCCACGTGGGACCGTGAAGTCTCGCCTCAGCCGCGCAACAGTTCGCCTCCGTGAGGCGCTCGTTTCAGGACAGGGAGGGATCATCGATGTCTAG
- a CDS encoding FAD-binding oxidoreductase, giving the protein MTTATLTRSPNLSSEAIQRLTSTIRGEVFTPQDDRYDEARSIYNAMIDKRPALIVQCADAADVIATVDLARETGMLLAIRGGGHNGPGLGTCEGGIVIDLAPMNGVRVDPVARTVRVEGGCRWGDVDHATHGFGMATPSGIISTTGVGGLTLGGGLGYLTRSCGLSIDNLLEADVVLADGSFVTASPESYPDLFWALRGGGGNFGVVTSFLFRLHPVDTVYAGPIFWPVEQTTEILTWYRDFIVQAPDDLNGFFAFHIVPSSEPFPQELWGRSICAIVWCYLGSLDSAEEVFAPVRSMFGTPLLDWVGPMPHPTMQSLFDGLYPPGDYWYWKADFVDELSDEAIALHADFGSRLPTAKSGMHLYPINGVAGRIAPDATAWNYRTANWGQVMAGISSDPADIPAMTAWARSYWEALHPYSAGGAYVNMMMDASDEGADRVRASYGPNYERLTRIKAKYDPGNLFRVNQNIPPAN; this is encoded by the coding sequence ATGACAACTGCAACCTTGACCCGTTCTCCGAACCTGTCCAGCGAAGCGATCCAGCGCCTCACCAGCACGATCCGGGGTGAGGTCTTCACCCCGCAAGACGACCGCTATGACGAAGCGCGTTCCATTTACAACGCCATGATCGACAAACGCCCTGCATTGATCGTGCAGTGTGCCGATGCCGCGGACGTGATCGCCACCGTCGATCTCGCGCGCGAGACCGGCATGCTGCTGGCGATCCGGGGCGGAGGGCACAATGGTCCTGGCCTGGGCACCTGCGAGGGTGGCATCGTGATCGATCTCGCGCCCATGAACGGCGTTCGGGTCGATCCGGTTGCCCGCACGGTGCGGGTCGAAGGCGGCTGCAGATGGGGAGATGTCGACCACGCCACCCACGGTTTTGGCATGGCCACTCCCAGCGGCATCATTTCGACCACGGGGGTCGGCGGTCTCACCCTCGGCGGCGGGCTCGGCTATCTGACCCGGTCTTGTGGATTGTCGATCGATAACTTGCTCGAGGCCGATGTCGTGCTGGCGGACGGTTCGTTTGTGACCGCCAGTCCCGAGTCCTACCCGGATCTTTTCTGGGCGTTGCGGGGAGGCGGCGGCAACTTCGGTGTCGTGACCTCCTTCCTCTTCCGCCTACACCCGGTCGACACGGTCTACGCGGGTCCCATTTTCTGGCCAGTCGAGCAGACGACCGAAATCCTCACCTGGTATCGCGATTTCATCGTACAGGCGCCCGATGACCTGAATGGCTTTTTCGCGTTCCACATCGTCCCGTCGTCCGAACCGTTCCCACAGGAGCTTTGGGGTCGCAGTATCTGCGCCATCGTCTGGTGCTATCTCGGCTCGCTCGATTCGGCGGAAGAGGTCTTCGCGCCGGTACGGTCCATGTTCGGGACGCCACTTCTGGATTGGGTCGGGCCGATGCCGCATCCCACCATGCAATCGCTTTTTGATGGTCTCTACCCACCTGGCGACTACTGGTATTGGAAGGCTGATTTCGTCGATGAGCTTTCAGATGAAGCGATCGCCCTGCATGCCGATTTCGGCTCACGTTTGCCAACCGCCAAGTCAGGAATGCACCTCTATCCCATCAATGGTGTCGCCGGACGCATTGCGCCCGATGCGACCGCCTGGAACTACCGCACGGCCAATTGGGGTCAGGTGATGGCGGGCATCAGCTCCGACCCGGCCGATATCCCGGCAATGACTGCCTGGGCGCGCTCGTATTGGGAAGCGTTGCATCCGTACTCGGCTGGCGGAGCCTATGTCAACATGATGATGGACGCCTCCGATGAGGGCGCCGATCGGGTCCGCGCCAGCTACGGTCCCAATTACGAGCGTCTCACCAGGATCAAGGCCAAGTACGATCCCGGCAATCTCTTCCGGGTCAACCAAAATATCCCGCCCGCCAACTAA